One Saimiri boliviensis isolate mSaiBol1 chromosome 17, mSaiBol1.pri, whole genome shotgun sequence genomic window carries:
- the EMC6 gene encoding ER membrane protein complex subunit 6 has translation MAAVVAKREGPPFISEAAVRGNAAVLDYCRTSVSALSGATAGILGLTGLYGFIFYLLASVLLSLLLILKAGRRWNKYFKSRRPLFTGGLIGGLFTYVLFWTFLYGMVHVY, from the coding sequence ATGGCCGCGGTGGTGGCCAAGCGGGAAGGGCCGCCGTTCATCAGCGAGGCGGCCGTGCGGGGCAACGCCGCCGTCTTGGATTACTGCCGGACCTCGGTGTCAGCGCTCTCGGGGGCCACGGCCGGCATCCTCGGCCTCACCGGCCTCTACGGCTTCATCTTTTACCTGCTGGCCTCCGTCCTGCTCTCCCTGCTCCTCATTCTAAAGGCGGGAAGGAGGTGgaacaaatatttcaaatcaCGAAGACCTCTCTTTACAGGAGGCCTCATCGGAGGCCTGTTCACCTACGTCCTGTTCTGGACGTTCCTCTATGGCATGGTGCACGTCTACTGA
- the TAX1BP3 gene encoding tax1-binding protein 3, with amino-acid sequence MSYIPGQPVTAVVQRVEIHKLRQGENLILGFSIGGGIDQDPSQNPFSEDKTDKGIYVTRVSEGGPAEIAGLQIGDKIMQVNGWDMTMVTHDQARKRLTKRSEEVVRLLVTRQSLQKAVQQSMLS; translated from the exons ATGTCCTACATCCCGGGCCAGCCGGTCACCGCCGTGGTG CAAAGAGTTGAAATTCACAAGCTGCGTCAAGGTGAGAACTTAATCCTGGGCTTCAGCATTGGAGGTGGAATCGACCAGGATCCTTCCCAGAATCCCTTCTCGGAAGACAAGACAGACAAG GGCATTTATGTCACACGGGTGTCCGAAGGAGGCCCTGCTGAAATCGCTGGGCTGCAGATTGGAGACAAGATCATGCAG GTGAACGGCTGGGACATGACCATGGTCACACACGACCAGGCCCGGAAGCGGCTCACCAAGCGCTCGGAGGAGGTGGTGCGCCTGCTGGTGACGCGGCAGTCCCTGCAGAAGGCCGTGCAGCAGTCCATGCTGTCCTAG